The Cylindrospermopsis curvispora GIHE-G1 genome contains a region encoding:
- a CDS encoding cobyrinate a,c-diamide synthase produces MTVIIAGERSGVGKTTVTLSLLSSLCRQGVSVQSFKVGPDYIDPMFHQYVTNQPCRNLDAVLTSERYIKKCFKLHSNKSEYALIEGVMGLFDGVGASSLIIDNNSDKINYPVDFASTAHVARLLDVPVILVIDCGRLSGSVAAIAHGYCYLDPRIKIAGLVLNRVGSDRHLSLLKSSLKNLGLPIVGVLKREDNISIPDRHLGLVPTGELTALDRVIDQLAKLGDNCFDWELLLPLLRVNQLKEPKLAGLTEVSMGVNIQQSGYRIRIAVARDKAFNFYYQDNLDLLQELGAELVFWSPTNDDQLPKNIQGMYFGGGFPEVFAQDLAGNIQVMGQVKNIILSGIPTIAECGGLMYLCESIIDFDNQPWPMVGIIPASAKMDKKLTLGYRRAVVLENSFLHHAGKNIYGHEFHRSCLNSETTCPLFNTFRYDCEENMGWEGWNLANVHASYIHQHWGESIEIPQNFLGECVKFLKTRSKM; encoded by the coding sequence ATGACCGTGATTATCGCTGGAGAGCGGAGTGGGGTGGGTAAAACTACTGTAACACTCTCACTTTTATCATCCCTATGTCGTCAGGGAGTTAGTGTTCAATCTTTTAAGGTTGGTCCGGATTATATTGATCCTATGTTTCATCAGTATGTAACCAATCAACCCTGTCGTAATTTAGATGCGGTTTTGACCTCTGAGCGGTATATTAAGAAATGTTTTAAACTTCACAGTAATAAATCTGAATACGCTTTGATTGAAGGAGTAATGGGTTTGTTCGACGGTGTAGGTGCTTCGTCACTAATTATTGATAATAACAGTGATAAGATTAATTACCCGGTGGATTTTGCCAGTACCGCTCATGTAGCTAGATTATTAGATGTTCCCGTCATATTAGTGATTGACTGTGGTCGTCTGTCTGGTTCTGTAGCTGCTATTGCTCATGGTTACTGTTATTTAGATCCCAGAATAAAAATTGCTGGATTGGTATTGAATAGGGTGGGGAGCGATCGCCATTTATCTTTATTAAAAAGTTCTCTCAAAAATCTTGGTTTACCTATTGTTGGTGTACTAAAAAGGGAAGATAATATAAGCATTCCTGATCGTCATTTGGGTTTAGTGCCCACAGGAGAATTAACCGCCCTAGACAGGGTGATTGACCAGTTGGCAAAGTTAGGAGATAATTGTTTTGATTGGGAATTATTATTACCACTGTTGCGGGTGAATCAGCTCAAGGAACCTAAATTAGCCGGGTTAACCGAAGTTAGTATGGGGGTTAATATTCAACAATCAGGTTATAGAATTAGAATTGCGGTAGCCCGGGACAAAGCCTTTAACTTTTATTATCAAGACAACCTGGACCTATTACAGGAACTGGGAGCAGAATTAGTATTTTGGAGTCCTACCAATGATGATCAATTACCTAAAAACATTCAGGGGATGTATTTTGGGGGTGGTTTTCCCGAAGTATTTGCCCAAGATCTGGCTGGGAATATTCAGGTGATGGGTCAGGTGAAAAATATAATCTTATCTGGAATACCAACCATCGCAGAATGTGGAGGTTTAATGTATTTATGTGAAAGCATTATTGACTTTGATAATCAACCCTGGCCTATGGTAGGAATAATACCAGCATCGGCGAAAATGGATAAAAAACTAACTCTAGGTTATCGTCGCGCAGTAGTTTTAGAAAACAGTTTTTTACACCATGCAGGAAAAAACATTTATGGACATGAGTTTCATCGTTCTTGTTTAAATAGTGAAACCACATGTCCCTTATTTAATACTTTCCGTTATGACTGTGAGGAAAATATGGGATGGGAAGGATGGAATCTAGCCAATGTGCACGCTTCCTATATACATCAACACTGGGGTGAGAGTATAGAGATTCCCCAAAACTTTTTGGGAGAATGTGTAAAGTTTTTAAAAACCAGAAGTAAAATGTAG
- the sixA gene encoding phosphohistidine phosphatase SixA — MYLYLIRHGIAEEHQSDIKDEERSLTTEGRKKTEKIAQRLIQLKFKFDLILTSPLVRAKQTAEILMQAGLGSQLETSLHLSWEGNVHSWIQEWLEPRRHDQKYDQQTHLALVGHEPCLSSWAEILIWGEAKEKLILKKAGMIGIEVPDNGSIVGRSQMFWLTPPKYLL, encoded by the coding sequence ATGTACCTATACCTAATCCGTCATGGTATTGCTGAAGAACATCAATCAGATATTAAAGACGAAGAGCGATCGCTCACTACAGAAGGTAGAAAGAAAACGGAAAAAATTGCCCAAAGACTAATCCAACTCAAATTTAAATTCGATTTAATCTTAACTAGTCCTTTAGTTCGCGCCAAACAAACGGCAGAAATACTTATGCAAGCTGGACTGGGTTCCCAATTAGAAACTTCATTACATTTGAGCTGGGAAGGGAATGTTCACAGTTGGATACAAGAATGGTTAGAACCGAGAAGACATGATCAAAAATATGACCAGCAAACTCATTTAGCATTAGTGGGACATGAACCATGTTTAAGCAGTTGGGCGGAAATTCTTATCTGGGGAGAAGCAAAAGAAAAACTCATCCTCAAAAAAGCAGGTATGATAGGAATAGAGGTGCCAGATAATGGCTCTATAGTGGGTCGTAGTCAAATGTTTTGGTTGACACCCCCGAAATACCTGCTATAA
- a CDS encoding citrate synthase, with protein MTVCEYKPGLEGIPAAQSSISHVDGQKGILEYRGIRIEELAAKSTFLETAYLLIWGKLPTKEELVDFEKEIVSHRRIKYRIRDMMKCFPESGHPMDALQASAAALGLFYSRRDLHNPVYIRDAVVRLIATIPTMVAAFQLMRKGNDPVKPRDDLNYAANFLYMLNEKEPDPLAARIFDVCLILHVEHTMNASTFSARVTASTLTDPYAVVASAVGTLGGPLHGGANEEVIQMLEEIGSVDNVAPYLEERLQKKAKIMGFGHRVYKVKDPRATILQDLALQLFDKFGSDKYYAIAQEVERIMTEKVGNKGIYPNVDFYSGLVYRKMGIPTDLFTPVFAIARVAGWLAHWKEQLEENRIFRPTQVYNGLHGIAYTAIDQR; from the coding sequence ATGACGGTGTGCGAGTATAAGCCAGGTTTAGAAGGAATTCCTGCAGCCCAGTCTAGTATTAGTCATGTGGACGGGCAAAAGGGAATTTTAGAGTATCGTGGCATTAGAATTGAGGAACTGGCAGCTAAAAGTACCTTCTTAGAGACTGCCTATCTCCTCATCTGGGGCAAACTACCCACTAAAGAGGAACTAGTAGACTTTGAAAAGGAAATTGTCAGCCATAGACGGATAAAATACCGTATTCGAGATATGATGAAATGCTTTCCTGAAAGCGGACATCCAATGGATGCCTTACAAGCTTCAGCAGCAGCATTAGGATTATTCTATTCTCGTCGAGATCTCCATAATCCGGTATACATCCGAGATGCAGTAGTGCGGTTAATAGCCACAATCCCTACCATGGTAGCGGCATTTCAACTAATGCGCAAGGGCAATGATCCAGTCAAACCTAGGGATGATCTAAATTATGCTGCCAACTTCTTGTACATGCTCAATGAAAAAGAGCCTGATCCCTTAGCGGCAAGAATTTTCGATGTTTGCTTAATTCTTCATGTTGAGCATACCATGAACGCATCTACTTTTAGTGCACGAGTCACAGCTTCCACACTAACTGATCCCTATGCTGTTGTAGCCAGTGCGGTAGGTACTTTGGGTGGACCATTACATGGGGGTGCTAATGAAGAAGTTATACAGATGTTAGAAGAAATTGGCTCTGTAGATAATGTTGCACCCTATTTAGAAGAACGTCTGCAAAAAAAAGCCAAAATTATGGGCTTCGGACATCGTGTCTACAAAGTTAAAGACCCCAGAGCCACAATTCTACAAGACTTGGCCCTACAACTATTCGATAAGTTTGGATCTGACAAATATTATGCTATTGCTCAGGAAGTAGAAAGAATCATGACCGAGAAAGTTGGCAATAAGGGAATATATCCTAACGTTGACTTTTATTCCGGTCTAGTCTACAGAAAGATGGGCATTCCGACAGACTTATTTACGCCCGTATTTGCGATCGCTCGTGTTGCTGGTTGGTTAGCCCACTGGAAAGAACAACTAGAAGAAAATCGCATTTTCCGTCCCACCCAGGTTTATAACGGTCTACATGGAATAGCTTACACTGCTATAGATCAGCGTTAA
- the nuoH gene encoding NADH-quinone oxidoreductase subunit NuoH: MNAGIDLQGTFIQSVKDLGIPAGVAKAIWMPLPMILMLIGATVGVLVATWLERKISAAVQQRIGPEYQGPFGLLVPVADGLKLIFKEDIVPAKADAWLFTLGPIIVVIPVFLSFLIVPFGENIVITNVGLGVFLWIALSSIQPIGLLMAGYASNNKYSLLGGLRAAAQSISYEIPLALSVLAIAMMSNSLSTIDIVNQQSHLGILGWNVWRQPLGFIIFWIAALAECERLPFDLPEAEEELVAGYQTEYAGMKFGLFYLGSYINLILSALLVAILYLGGWHLPIPVSLLGQWLGLSETSSILQVITAALGITMTVLKAYFLVFLAILIRWTVPRVRIDQLLDLGWKFLLPIGLVNLLLTAALKLAFPSVFGG; encoded by the coding sequence ATGAATGCAGGAATAGACCTCCAAGGAACTTTTATTCAATCGGTGAAGGATTTAGGAATCCCAGCCGGGGTAGCCAAAGCTATTTGGATGCCATTGCCGATGATCTTAATGTTGATTGGGGCCACAGTAGGCGTGTTAGTTGCTACTTGGCTAGAGCGGAAGATATCCGCTGCTGTACAGCAAAGAATTGGTCCAGAATATCAAGGTCCATTTGGTTTGCTAGTACCTGTAGCCGATGGTCTAAAACTGATATTTAAAGAAGACATAGTACCAGCTAAAGCGGATGCCTGGTTATTCACATTAGGACCGATTATTGTAGTAATCCCGGTATTTTTGTCATTTTTGATAGTACCGTTTGGGGAAAATATCGTTATCACTAATGTGGGCCTAGGTGTGTTTTTATGGATTGCCCTATCAAGTATTCAACCCATAGGGTTATTAATGGCTGGTTACGCATCTAATAACAAATACTCCTTGTTGGGGGGACTGCGAGCAGCAGCACAGTCGATCAGTTATGAAATACCCCTAGCATTGAGCGTTTTGGCCATAGCCATGATGTCCAATAGCTTAAGTACAATTGATATAGTCAACCAACAATCTCACCTGGGGATTTTAGGTTGGAACGTTTGGAGACAACCACTGGGTTTTATCATCTTTTGGATTGCAGCTTTGGCGGAATGCGAACGTTTACCCTTTGACCTACCAGAAGCAGAGGAAGAACTAGTAGCTGGATATCAAACCGAATATGCGGGAATGAAATTCGGTTTGTTTTACCTAGGTTCCTACATTAACCTCATCCTCTCCGCCCTACTAGTAGCAATTTTGTACTTGGGAGGTTGGCATTTACCTATACCAGTTAGCCTCCTAGGTCAATGGTTAGGACTGAGTGAAACCAGCTCGATTTTACAAGTCATCACAGCGGCTTTAGGTATTACCATGACAGTATTAAAAGCTTACTTTTTGGTATTCCTAGCCATTTTAATTCGCTGGACAGTGCCCAGGGTAAGAATTGACCAGTTATTAGATTTGGGGTGGAAATTTCTACTGCCAATTGGATTAGTCAACCTGCTGTTAACCGCAGCCCTAAAATTAGCCTTTCCCAGTGTTTTCGGTGGTTAA
- the ndhI gene encoding NAD(P)H-quinone oxidoreductase subunit I, with protein MLKFLKQVGDYAKEAVQSARYIGQGLAVTFDHMQRRPVTVQYPYEKLIPGERFRGRIHYEFDKCIACEVCVRVCPINLPVVDWEMDKATKKKKLKHYSIDFGVCIFCGNCVEYCPTNCLSMTEEYELATYDRHELNYDNVALGRLPYKVTNDPMVTPLRELVYLPKGVTEPHGVPADAPRAGSFPQDLVESGRE; from the coding sequence ATGCTAAAGTTCCTCAAACAAGTTGGTGATTACGCCAAAGAAGCAGTACAATCGGCCCGTTATATCGGACAGGGTTTAGCAGTAACCTTTGATCACATGCAGCGGCGTCCTGTTACTGTACAATATCCCTACGAAAAATTGATTCCTGGTGAGCGGTTTCGCGGTAGAATCCACTATGAATTTGATAAATGCATTGCCTGTGAGGTTTGTGTCAGGGTTTGTCCCATTAACCTACCAGTGGTGGACTGGGAAATGGACAAAGCTACCAAGAAGAAAAAGCTTAAACACTACAGCATAGACTTTGGAGTTTGTATTTTCTGTGGCAATTGTGTAGAATACTGTCCTACTAATTGTTTGTCCATGACAGAAGAATATGAATTAGCCACCTACGATCGCCACGAACTCAACTATGACAATGTTGCGCTTGGAAGATTACCCTACAAAGTCACCAATGACCCCATGGTGACACCGCTGCGGGAACTAGTTTACCTACCCAAGGGAGTCACCGAACCCCATGGAGTCCCTGCTGATGCTCCCCGTGCTGGTTCCTTTCCGCAAGACCTAGTGGAAAGTGGTCGTGAGTAA
- a CDS encoding NADH-quinone oxidoreductase subunit J, with protein sequence MNLGEGVQSVSFGILGAMMIGAALGVVLFSNIVYSAFLLGGVFISMAGLYLLLNGDFVAAAQVLIYVGAINVLILFAIMLVNKRQDFAALPSAGLRKIVTGVVSLGLFALLSAMVLATPWGNTTTPPATQNSVVVIGVHLFSDFLLPFELASILLLIAMVGAIILARREYLPDQVTPSELPQTILTLPERPRELVSTTGNQE encoded by the coding sequence GTGAATTTAGGCGAAGGAGTACAATCGGTTTCATTTGGCATATTGGGTGCAATGATGATTGGTGCAGCACTGGGTGTAGTGCTGTTCTCTAATATTGTTTATTCTGCTTTTTTGCTAGGTGGTGTGTTTATCAGCATGGCTGGACTATACCTATTGCTCAATGGCGATTTTGTGGCAGCAGCCCAGGTGTTGATATATGTAGGGGCTATTAACGTCCTCATATTGTTTGCTATTATGTTAGTAAACAAGCGTCAAGACTTTGCCGCCCTACCTAGTGCTGGTTTACGAAAAATAGTCACAGGTGTGGTTAGCTTGGGACTATTTGCCCTTTTAAGCGCCATGGTGTTAGCAACACCCTGGGGTAACACCACCACACCACCAGCAACCCAAAATTCCGTAGTTGTAATAGGTGTTCACCTATTTAGTGACTTCCTGCTACCCTTTGAATTGGCTTCAATCTTATTATTGATAGCCATGGTGGGGGCAATTATTCTAGCTCGACGGGAATACCTACCAGATCAGGTTACCCCATCTGAGCTACCACAAACCATCCTCACCTTGCCAGAGCGTCCCAGAGAATTGGTATCTACTACTGGTAATCAGGAATAA
- the nuoK gene encoding NADH-quinone oxidoreductase subunit NuoK: MQLQYFLLLAAALFCIGIYGLITSRNAVRVLMSIELLLNAVNLNLMAFSNFLDSTLIKGQVFTVFVITVAAAEAAVGLAIVLTIYRNRNTVDMEQFNLLKW; encoded by the coding sequence ATGCAACTTCAATACTTTTTACTACTTGCAGCAGCTTTGTTTTGTATTGGCATTTATGGCTTAATTACCAGTCGTAACGCCGTTCGGGTACTTATGTCCATTGAATTGTTGTTAAATGCCGTGAATCTAAATTTAATGGCATTTTCCAATTTCCTGGATTCAACTTTAATTAAAGGCCAGGTATTCACAGTTTTTGTGATTACCGTAGCAGCTGCAGAAGCAGCGGTAGGTTTAGCAATAGTTTTAACTATTTACCGTAACCGTAATACCGTTGATATGGAGCAGTTTAACCTACTCAAGTGGTAA
- a CDS encoding NAD(+) kinase → MQLKQVIIAYKARDSQSKRWAELCAKQLEKRHCQVLVGPSGPKDNPYPVFLASATQPIDLALVLGGDGTVLTSARHLAPAGIPILGVNVGGHLGFLTESTDEFQEPEQVWDRLLEDRYALQRRMMLQAAVYEGPRINLEPVTEKFLALNEFCIKPASADRMITSILEMEIDGEVVDQYVGDGLIVSTPTGSTGYTVSANGPIMHDGMEAITVTPICPMSLSSRPLVLPPGSVVSVWPLGDYDLSTKLWMDGVLSTSIWPGHRVDVRMTDCRAKFIILRANNSYYQTLREKLLWAGTRVHYSNNHRN, encoded by the coding sequence GTGCAACTCAAGCAGGTAATCATTGCTTACAAAGCACGGGACTCTCAAAGTAAACGTTGGGCAGAACTCTGTGCAAAACAACTAGAGAAGCGTCATTGTCAAGTTTTGGTTGGACCAAGTGGACCTAAAGATAACCCCTATCCCGTATTTTTAGCCTCCGCCACCCAACCTATTGACCTGGCTCTAGTATTGGGTGGAGATGGCACAGTTTTAACTAGTGCTAGACATTTGGCTCCAGCTGGTATCCCCATTTTAGGGGTAAATGTGGGTGGTCATCTGGGGTTTTTAACTGAGTCCACGGATGAGTTTCAGGAACCGGAACAAGTTTGGGATCGACTATTAGAGGATCGCTATGCCCTACAAAGACGGATGATGTTACAAGCAGCTGTTTATGAGGGACCTAGGATTAATCTGGAACCGGTGACTGAAAAATTCCTCGCATTAAATGAGTTTTGTATTAAACCCGCTTCTGCGGATAGGATGATAACCTCAATTCTAGAAATGGAAATTGATGGAGAAGTGGTTGATCAGTATGTGGGAGATGGATTAATTGTTTCTACCCCCACTGGGTCTACTGGTTATACGGTTTCTGCCAATGGTCCAATTATGCACGATGGCATGGAGGCTATTACCGTTACCCCCATTTGTCCTATGAGTCTTTCCAGTCGTCCCTTAGTGTTACCACCTGGTTCCGTGGTCAGTGTTTGGCCCCTAGGTGATTATGATTTAAGCACAAAGTTGTGGATGGATGGAGTCTTATCCACTTCTATTTGGCCCGGTCATCGTGTGGATGTGCGCATGACTGACTGTCGGGCTAAGTTTATTATCTTGCGGGCCAATAATTCTTATTATCAGACCCTGCGGGAGAAGTTACTTTGGGCTGGTACTAGGGTTCACTACTCTAATAACCATCGTAATTAG
- a CDS encoding GntR family transcriptional regulator translates to MIQFRIQPDSEIPASSQLFNQIRFAIACGQYGSGYKLPSTRALAIQTGLHRNTISKVYRQLEEEGFVESLAGSGIYVRVQGHETGSRLQLPILQQYPQAFKSIQQTLDELLNQGCSLNQARELFLAEVDWRLRCSARVLVAVPLQDIGVGQLMVDELEESLEIPVELVAMEELAAVLEETTSATLVTSRYFIGDVEAIAAPKAVRVIPLDIHDYNKELNVVKNLPRSSCVGIVSLSPGILRATEVILHGLRGDDLLVMTAQPKDAYKLNAIAKRCEVIFCTDATSHSGVQTVVQGIAEDIIRPPKLIRCANYIALQSVNLLQRELGLI, encoded by the coding sequence ATGATTCAATTCCGTATTCAGCCAGACAGTGAAATTCCCGCTTCTAGTCAATTATTTAATCAAATTCGCTTTGCGATCGCCTGTGGACAGTATGGTTCTGGTTACAAACTACCCAGCACCAGAGCCTTAGCTATACAAACGGGACTGCACCGCAATACAATTAGCAAAGTGTATCGTCAATTGGAGGAAGAAGGATTTGTCGAGAGTTTAGCAGGTTCAGGAATTTATGTTCGGGTTCAAGGCCACGAAACTGGTAGTCGTTTACAACTACCAATTTTGCAACAATATCCCCAAGCATTTAAATCCATCCAACAAACCCTAGACGAACTACTCAATCAAGGTTGTTCCCTCAATCAAGCTAGAGAGCTATTCTTAGCTGAGGTAGATTGGCGTCTGCGATGCAGTGCTAGGGTTTTGGTAGCAGTACCATTACAGGATATTGGGGTTGGACAATTAATGGTTGACGAATTGGAAGAGTCCCTAGAAATTCCCGTAGAGCTAGTGGCCATGGAAGAATTGGCCGCAGTCCTAGAAGAAACTACCTCCGCTACCTTGGTGACAAGTAGATACTTTATAGGGGATGTGGAAGCAATTGCTGCTCCCAAAGCAGTGCGTGTTATTCCTCTTGATATTCATGACTATAATAAAGAACTAAATGTAGTTAAAAACCTCCCTAGATCCAGTTGTGTCGGTATAGTTAGTCTTAGTCCCGGTATTCTAAGAGCTACAGAAGTAATACTACATGGGTTACGTGGTGATGATTTACTAGTCATGACCGCCCAACCCAAGGATGCTTATAAGTTAAATGCGATCGCCAAGCGATGCGAGGTGATTTTTTGTACTGACGCCACAAGTCATTCTGGTGTACAAACGGTAGTACAGGGCATAGCAGAAGATATCATTCGCCCTCCCAAACTAATTCGCTGTGCAAATTATATTGCTCTACAATCAGTGAATTTACTACAGAGGGAATTGGGATTAATTTAG
- a CDS encoding dienelactone hydrolase family protein, whose protein sequence is MTENYPRAINAKKVQIHGLDGSIDGYLAEPVATGIYPGIVVLQEIFGVNEHIRDVTERIARLGYVAIAPALFQRQAPGFEAGYSPDEIEIGRKYAWSQTKATELLGDIGASINYLKTLENVQPANFGCIGFCFGGHVAYLAATLPDIKATASFYGAGIPTRTPGGNHPTLLRTSEISGTIYLFFGMEDASIPQEQVDEIEDTLKKHRVPHRIFRYDGANHGFFCDHRASYNVKAAAEAWEQVQQLFSLLVTTND, encoded by the coding sequence ATGACGGAAAATTATCCTCGAGCGATAAATGCCAAAAAAGTTCAAATTCACGGTCTAGACGGTTCCATAGATGGTTATTTGGCAGAACCCGTAGCAACTGGTATCTATCCAGGAATTGTGGTTTTGCAAGAGATATTTGGCGTAAATGAACATATTCGCGATGTCACTGAACGAATTGCCAGGTTAGGGTATGTGGCCATCGCCCCTGCTCTTTTTCAACGCCAAGCACCAGGATTTGAAGCAGGATACAGCCCAGATGAAATTGAGATCGGTAGAAAATATGCTTGGTCACAAACTAAAGCTACAGAGCTACTGGGTGATATAGGAGCCAGCATTAATTATCTCAAAACCTTGGAGAACGTGCAACCAGCTAATTTTGGTTGTATAGGATTTTGCTTTGGGGGACATGTAGCCTATTTAGCAGCAACTCTCCCGGATATTAAGGCTACAGCCTCCTTTTATGGGGCTGGAATCCCTACCCGCACCCCCGGAGGTAATCACCCTACTCTACTCCGTACATCGGAAATTTCTGGCACTATTTATCTGTTTTTTGGCATGGAAGATGCTAGTATACCCCAGGAACAGGTAGATGAAATTGAGGATACTTTAAAAAAACACCGCGTTCCCCATCGGATCTTTCGCTACGATGGAGCTAATCACGGATTTTTTTGCGATCACCGCGCCAGTTATAATGTTAAAGCTGCTGCTGAAGCTTGGGAACAAGTTCAACAACTGTTTAGCCTACTGGTGACAACTAATGATTGA
- a CDS encoding S1 RNA-binding domain-containing protein yields the protein MTSPSESSQIATSSFSMDDFAKALEKHDYQFQKGQIVRGKVFQLDHDGAYVDIGGKSSAFLPRDEASLRTVTDLSEILPLNEEMEFLIVREQDAEGQVTISRRQLEIQHIWEKVAQMQENSQSIPVRVIGVNKGGVNVEVLSLRGFIPKSHLLERENLEALKGQTLTVGFLEVNRANKKLILSQRLATRSSNLSLLQTDQLVTGKVTGIKPFGVFVDLDGVSALLHIKQVSQKFTESLEKVFQIGQEIKGIVIDIDESKGRVAISTRKLENYPGEVLENLAEVMNSADARANRVNSSPE from the coding sequence ATGACTTCTCCATCCGAATCTTCTCAAATAGCTACCTCATCTTTTTCCATGGATGATTTTGCTAAGGCTTTAGAAAAACACGATTACCAATTTCAAAAAGGACAAATTGTACGCGGTAAAGTATTTCAACTTGACCATGACGGAGCCTATGTTGATATTGGCGGTAAATCATCAGCATTCCTTCCCCGAGATGAAGCTTCTTTGAGAACAGTCACGGATTTATCGGAAATTCTTCCCCTAAATGAGGAGATGGAGTTTTTGATTGTTCGTGAGCAAGATGCGGAAGGTCAAGTTACTATTTCCCGTAGACAGCTGGAAATTCAGCACATTTGGGAAAAAGTTGCTCAAATGCAAGAAAATTCCCAAAGCATCCCCGTAAGAGTTATTGGTGTGAATAAGGGTGGTGTGAATGTGGAGGTTCTTTCCCTACGCGGTTTTATCCCCAAATCCCACTTGCTGGAACGGGAAAATCTAGAAGCTCTCAAGGGACAAACCCTTACTGTTGGTTTTTTAGAGGTAAACCGCGCTAACAAGAAGCTAATTCTTTCTCAACGATTGGCAACTCGTTCCAGTAACCTCAGTTTATTACAGACTGATCAGTTGGTCACTGGTAAGGTCACTGGGATTAAGCCATTTGGTGTGTTTGTTGATTTGGACGGGGTGAGCGCCCTACTCCATATCAAGCAAGTTAGTCAGAAATTTACTGAGTCTTTGGAAAAGGTCTTCCAAATCGGTCAGGAAATTAAGGGTATTGTTATTGATATAGATGAAAGTAAGGGGAGAGTTGCTATTTCTACCAGAAAATTGGAAAACTATCCCGGTGAGGTGTTGGAAAATTTAGCAGAAGTTATGAATTCTGCTGATGCTCGCGCTAATAGGGTCAATAGCAGTCCCGAATAG
- the rimM gene encoding ribosome maturation factor RimM (Essential for efficient processing of 16S rRNA) — MKRENKNRKQEIGDQKKGETNQSFPFPNLDDWIEIGKIVAPQGLTGEMRVYPQTDFPERFEEPGTRWLLLPGEPSPQPVQLLHGRYVEGKNLYVIKLHGIGDRTAAENLREGRLFVPISDRPELGPGEFHVIDLIGLPVFMQESGERIGDVTDILPSGHDLLEVKCDPSWNKNLGGKTVLIPFVMEIVPVVDLANRRIEITPPPGLLSINE, encoded by the coding sequence ATGAAGCGGGAAAATAAAAACAGAAAACAAGAAATTGGAGATCAAAAAAAGGGGGAAACAAATCAGAGTTTCCCATTCCCCAACCTAGATGATTGGATCGAGATTGGTAAAATCGTTGCACCTCAAGGGTTAACTGGGGAAATGCGGGTTTATCCCCAGACTGATTTTCCAGAAAGGTTTGAAGAACCGGGGACTCGCTGGTTATTGCTCCCGGGAGAACCATCACCTCAACCGGTACAGTTATTACATGGTCGGTATGTAGAAGGCAAAAATCTATATGTAATTAAATTGCATGGTATAGGCGATCGCACTGCTGCAGAAAACCTGAGGGAGGGTAGACTATTTGTACCAATAAGCGATCGCCCGGAATTAGGTCCAGGAGAGTTTCACGTTATAGACTTGATAGGACTACCTGTATTTATGCAAGAATCTGGGGAGAGGATAGGGGATGTGACGGATATATTACCTTCTGGACACGACTTATTGGAGGTAAAATGTGATCCATCTTGGAATAAAAACTTAGGGGGAAAGACGGTTTTAATTCCCTTTGTGATGGAAATTGTCCCCGTGGTAGATTTAGCCAATAGACGGATTGAAATTACTCCTCCCCCTGGTTTATTGTCAATCAATGAATGA